In the Desulfuromonas sp. DDH964 genome, ATGAGCCAGGTTCACCGCTTCCCCCTTCTCAGCCGCGAGGAGGAGAATCAGCTCGCCCTGCGCTATCGCCGCGATGGCGACCTGGAGGCGGCGCACACCCTGATCTGCGCCAACCTGCGTTTCGTCGTCAAGGTCGCCAACGAATATCGAAACTACGGTATCAAGCTTCTAGACCTGGTCCAGGAAGGGAACATCGGTCTGATGATGGCGGTGAAGAAGTTCGACCCGGAGCGGGGTATCCGCCTGATCTCTTACGCCGTCTGGTGGATTCGGGCCTACATTCAGAACTTCGTCATCCGCAGCTGGTCGCTGGTCCGCATCGGCACCACCCAGGCCCAGCGCAAGCTCTTCTTCAAACTCGGCCAGGCGCGCCAGGCGATCGAGCGCCTGGGCGGCAGCAGCGACGCCGAAGCCCTGGCGCAAGAGCTCACCGTGCGGGCCGATGAAATCGACGAAATGACGGTACGCCTCGCCGGGCGGGATGCCTCTCTCGATGTCGAACTGACCGAAGGGGACGACTACTCCCTCCTCGACACCCTCGCCGACCAGCGCCAGAGCCAGGAGGAACTCCTGATCGAGCGGGAGAGCGAAAGCCGCCTCTCGGCCCGGGTCGGCAAGGCCCTGGCTGTCCTCAACCCGCGCGAGCGGCACATTGTGCAGGACCGCATCCTTGCCGACGACCCCCGCACTTTGCAGGAGTTGGCGGACGATTACGGCATCAGCCGCGAACGGGTCCGGCAGCTGGAAAAGCAGGCGCTGGGCAAGCTCAAAGGGGTGCTGGCGGAGGCGTCGTAGCAGCGGAAAAAACGAGCCAACGGCGCATTTGCAACCGGGGAAGCCGCCCGGGTCGAAAGTTCACCGACTCGGGCGGTTTTTCGTTTTCAGCGATCGCGAGGGGGGAGAACACCAAGCCTGGGTCAATGGGGTCGTACCTTGAAGAGTTGTAGATTTTCAGGATGTTCGAAACTTCAAGGCCCTACTGCCCCCGCCAGTCCGATCACCCGGAGGTGATCGGGCGGCTGGGCTGGTCCGCGGCGCTGGAAGCGGAGTGGCGCGGCTAAGAAGGCAAAATGATTGACAGCCGGCTACGATTTCCGGTATTTAACAAGGGTCTTGATTCCATTGCATTTGTGGAGGGATGATGCCGGGAAGAGGACCAGACCGGGGAACGTTCACGAGCCGCCCGACCGGAGCAGAATCCGGCGGGCGGCTCGTTGTTTTTTCCGCCAGGGTGAGGTGCCGGCAGCGGCCCGGGTCGCCTCTCTCACGACAGGCCATCCAGCGGGCTTTGCACCCCGAGGATATTCTTCTTCGCCTCGTGGCCACGCAAGGTTGTCAGAAAGCAGATGAAGCACCGCAGGGGCAGGCGCCCCTGTTTCACCTGCCACTCCTCATGGGATTTCGCCATCTCCGTCAGAAAGACACTCTTCTGATCCGTCGCCAACGGCTGCGCCAAACCCACCCGGCAATGGCTGTAGGCATTGCCAACCCCGGGACCGTAATAAGGAACACTCTTTTCCTTGACGGTGCCGCTGGTTGCCAGATACCCTCGAAAACCGTTCAGCATAATCCCCCTCCGTTATTCCGCCGCTGCAGCATAACTCCCCCGATTTGGCGAGTTATGTTGCATGCCGTGGAGTTTTTCCTGGCTAATTTTAACAAGATACGCCCCAACCGGGTGGTCCGGTCGGGAATTTCTGGGAAAAGATAGAAGAAACAGAATTACTAATGTTAGCCGGAGAC is a window encoding:
- the rpoH gene encoding RNA polymerase sigma factor RpoH — its product is MNSALLSVTTDSFEHYMSQVHRFPLLSREEENQLALRYRRDGDLEAAHTLICANLRFVVKVANEYRNYGIKLLDLVQEGNIGLMMAVKKFDPERGIRLISYAVWWIRAYIQNFVIRSWSLVRIGTTQAQRKLFFKLGQARQAIERLGGSSDAEALAQELTVRADEIDEMTVRLAGRDASLDVELTEGDDYSLLDTLADQRQSQEELLIERESESRLSARVGKALAVLNPRERHIVQDRILADDPRTLQELADDYGISRERVRQLEKQALGKLKGVLAEAS